In a genomic window of Bacteroidota bacterium:
- the clpB gene encoding ATP-dependent chaperone ClpB encodes MNLKNYTIKSQEAIQEAQNLAIANDQQAIENGHLLKGIFNVDENVTPFILKKLNVNTVNFEKALDRVIETYPKVSGGNPYLSNAANQSIVKASTYLKDFKDEFVSIEHLLLGILATKDTISQMMKDNGINEKDLKAAIADLRKGASSNSASADESYNSLNKYAINLNEQVRKGKLDPVIGRDEEIRRVLQILTRRTKNNPILIGEPGVGKTAIAEGLAHRIVNGDVPENLKSKLIYSLDMGALIAGAKYKGEFEERLKSVVKEVIAADGEIVLFIDEIHTLVGAGGGEGAMDAANILKPALARGELRAIGATTLNEYQKYFEKDKALERRFQKVLVDEPSADVAISILRGIKEKYETHHKVRIKDEAIISAVELSQRYINERFLPDKAIDLMDEAASKLRMEINSMPVELDELERKIRQLEIEKEAIKRENDTKKLEILSKEIAELSDQRNSLKAKWQSEKEVVEGIQKVKEQIEQLKYEAEKAEREGDYGKVAEIRYGKIKEAEIQLDSYKSKLDELKAGGSPMIKEEVDAQDIADVVSRWTGIPVTRMLQSEREKLLSLEAELHQRVVGQDEAIEAISDAIRRSRAGMQDARKPIGSFIFLGTTGVGKTELAKALAEFLFNNEHSMTRIDMSEYQERHAVSRLVGAPPGYVGYEEGGQLTEAVRRKPYSVVLLDEIEKAHPDVFNILLQVLDDGRLTDNKGRVVNFKNTIIIMTSNLGSQIIQENSEGLTEANRDKIMAKTRLEVFELLKKSIRPEFLNRIDETILFTPLNREEVKKVVEIQFGIIAKMMKENHVNIEATPEAIDWLAQLGYDPQFGARPVKRVLQKRVVNELSKQLLAGKVQPDSEIMLDVFNGDFVFRNKIEKEIKKNVSLN; translated from the coding sequence GCCATTCAGGAAGCTCAGAATCTAGCTATCGCTAATGATCAACAGGCAATTGAAAATGGTCATTTATTAAAGGGAATTTTCAATGTAGATGAAAATGTTACTCCTTTTATCCTAAAAAAATTAAATGTTAATACCGTAAATTTTGAAAAAGCGCTGGATAGAGTAATTGAAACCTATCCCAAAGTAAGTGGAGGAAATCCCTATTTATCAAATGCCGCAAATCAGTCAATTGTAAAGGCTAGCACCTATTTAAAAGATTTTAAAGACGAGTTTGTATCTATCGAACATTTGTTATTAGGAATTCTTGCAACAAAGGATACAATTTCTCAAATGATGAAAGACAATGGCATAAATGAAAAAGACTTGAAAGCAGCAATCGCAGATTTGCGAAAAGGCGCTAGCTCTAATTCAGCAAGTGCCGATGAAAGCTACAATTCATTAAATAAATATGCCATCAATCTTAACGAGCAAGTGCGCAAGGGAAAACTCGATCCGGTTATAGGCAGAGACGAAGAGATAAGAAGAGTTTTGCAAATTTTGACACGAAGAACTAAAAACAATCCAATTTTAATAGGAGAGCCGGGTGTAGGAAAAACTGCGATTGCAGAAGGTTTAGCACATAGAATTGTTAATGGAGATGTACCTGAAAATTTAAAATCTAAATTAATTTATTCGCTCGACATGGGTGCTTTAATTGCAGGTGCTAAGTACAAAGGAGAATTTGAAGAACGATTAAAATCGGTTGTAAAAGAAGTAATTGCTGCTGATGGAGAAATAGTGTTGTTTATTGATGAAATACATACATTGGTTGGCGCCGGTGGTGGCGAAGGAGCAATGGATGCCGCCAATATTTTAAAACCTGCTTTGGCAAGAGGCGAATTAAGGGCTATAGGTGCAACTACATTAAATGAGTATCAAAAATACTTTGAGAAAGATAAAGCCTTGGAACGACGTTTTCAAAAAGTTTTAGTTGATGAGCCTTCTGCTGATGTTGCTATTTCGATACTGCGTGGTATAAAAGAAAAATATGAAACACATCACAAAGTTCGAATTAAAGATGAAGCAATTATATCGGCTGTTGAGCTTTCGCAGCGTTATATTAATGAACGTTTTTTACCCGATAAGGCAATTGACCTAATGGATGAAGCCGCTTCTAAATTGCGCATGGAAATTAATTCTATGCCGGTTGAGTTAGATGAATTGGAAAGAAAAATCAGACAACTTGAAATAGAAAAAGAAGCTATTAAAAGAGAGAATGACACGAAAAAACTCGAAATATTAAGTAAAGAAATAGCTGAATTAAGTGATCAACGAAATTCATTAAAAGCAAAGTGGCAAAGTGAAAAGGAAGTAGTTGAAGGTATACAAAAAGTAAAAGAGCAAATTGAACAATTGAAATACGAAGCCGAAAAAGCTGAGCGCGAGGGCGATTATGGAAAGGTTGCTGAAATTCGCTATGGGAAAATTAAAGAAGCAGAGATCCAATTGGATTCATATAAATCAAAATTGGATGAACTGAAAGCCGGGGGTTCACCAATGATTAAAGAAGAAGTAGATGCTCAAGATATTGCCGATGTAGTTTCACGCTGGACCGGAATTCCTGTAACCCGCATGCTACAAAGCGAACGCGAAAAATTATTGAGCTTAGAAGCAGAATTGCATCAACGGGTTGTTGGGCAAGATGAAGCAATTGAAGCAATTTCGGATGCAATACGCCGAAGCCGCGCAGGAATGCAAGATGCAAGAAAGCCAATTGGTTCATTTATCTTTTTGGGAACAACCGGTGTGGGAAAAACGGAATTAGCAAAAGCACTCGCAGAGTTTTTATTCAATAACGAACATTCCATGACCCGAATTGACATGAGTGAGTACCAAGAAAGGCATGCGGTTAGTCGATTGGTTGGAGCACCTCCGGGCTATGTTGGTTACGAAGAAGGTGGACAATTAACTGAAGCAGTTCGGCGCAAACCATATAGTGTTGTTTTGCTCGATGAGATTGAGAAAGCCCATCCAGATGTATTCAATATATTATTGCAAGTTTTGGACGATGGTCGATTAACAGACAATAAGGGAAGGGTGGTGAATTTTAAAAATACCATCATTATTATGACCAGCAATTTGGGTTCGCAAATCATTCAGGAAAATTCTGAAGGATTAACCGAGGCTAATCGCGACAAAATCATGGCCAAAACTCGTTTGGAAGTTTTCGAATTATTGAAGAAAAGTATACGCCCTGAATTTCTAAACCGCATTGACGAAACTATTCTGTTTACACCCTTAAATAGGGAAGAAGTTAAAAAAGTAGTTGAGATTCAGTTTGGAATTATTGCTAAAATGATGAAGGAAAATCATGTTAACATAGAAGCTACCCCAGAAGCAATTGATTGGCTCGCCCAGTTAGGATACGACCCACAATTTGGTGCTAGGCCGGTAAAACGTGTACTTCAAAAACGTGTGGTAAACGAGTTGAGCAAACAACTCTTAGCAGGAAAAGTACAACCCGATAGCGAGATTATGCTTGATGTATTTAATGGTGATTTTGTTTTTAGGAATAAAATTGAAAAGGAAATTAAAAAGAATGTTTCCTTAAACTAA
- a CDS encoding T9SS type A sorting domain-containing protein → MRTFAAPTPDIISLAIPQTITPGTVTFTVTVDGNFLTSNSQIIFRGQPLATTVLSNNQLQATVPTFFGNPPVQIYNPSIAPNTNDGGYSDTLYFFGATKKNVVVSCQNKTKKYGEDLPVFTSNVTVDGQDPASLGLTLADLGLSAIQYSTPATSSSNAGIYFIRASAPATSDIGLQELYNYSFNDALLTIEKMPLVIKAKDLVLTYGDQINGLDLDFDYTFDTSNIAILNQTTFINAIANDHSSTLVDAVALIDDQTVVNQRGLVNSDLANLSFMVSQKGLVNQRGLVNQKGLVNNVPLYDTTKVIDLALSSLFGYQVDSVNATLANGNPLANQKGLVNQKGLVNGTATVNQRGLVNGSTVVNSTTASGGADVAVIIDEDDYTAATDTIYTFYSINLITGVGAGTHFVVPGAFITNNFDVTYVPGTLTILPDSLFVTADNQSPLCNSLPTFTATITGFDYDDSPATVISSGPDFAVLDNLNQVVVGTPDGGNYSIVPSNVTLIAPPNYFVIYNTGLFNQPNLLTLAATATQSLCYGQLGSVNLIANGGTGNYVYTGTTANLAANTYQYQVSDANGCTADAVATIDAAPSELLLQATASQALCFGQTGSVNLIASGGVGNYQYDSTPTVNLVSGSYIYSVTDGNQCTASATVFIDQAPSAVQLQATVTQPLCFNELGSVVLAASGGVGNYSYDATPVTNLSAGTFAYTVSDENGCSASTTATINAAPSQLILTATVSQPACYGQLGNVTLTASGGTGNYTFGPDATTNLTVGNYSFTVSDDNGCSASTSALVNQAPSQLLLSATALQPACFGQTGSVNLSASGGSPGYTYSNTATTNLAAGTYSYTVTDANGCLASNSASIQVPSAISLSTSSTPSGCGVSTGTATVVASGGTLGYAYTWNPTGKIGANVTALAAGNYTVTVNDANGCLATASVTVGVSGTAPASPVWYASGSDDNQAFGVCGGNTYEYEILAVPTATSYTWSAPAGCIITDGLGHSGNPLTLYGVSSNNEYEVDVLLPSGFVSGVISVYASNACGNGPTISKSIQSKPNNAGTISGPSTNVCRKTGQVYSIAAVYGATSYQWTVPSGASITSNNGTSIKVSFGTNFTSSGAITVKAVNCCGSSTASSITVYAAPAQPGAITGATTVCKSNASVIYSIAAVSGASSYTWTISGGASFVGTPTGTTATVKYTSATSSSITLTVKAKNTCGSSASKSLAITMNSGCRTIAGADLEEETLTVENEFKVFPNPSSGIVSVSFVAFENSAYTFKVMDVLGNVVQRETADVVEGENVQKLNLNQLAQGVYLIQIEDKSNVIKTLRVAIQY, encoded by the coding sequence ATGCGAACTTTTGCTGCACCCACACCGGATATTATTTCACTTGCTATACCTCAAACAATTACTCCAGGTACAGTTACTTTCACTGTTACTGTTGATGGTAACTTTCTTACTTCTAATTCACAAATTATATTCAGAGGCCAACCATTGGCGACAACTGTGCTTTCCAACAATCAATTGCAAGCTACCGTTCCGACTTTCTTTGGTAATCCTCCGGTGCAAATCTATAACCCCTCAATTGCCCCAAATACCAACGACGGTGGTTATTCAGATACACTTTATTTTTTTGGAGCAACTAAGAAAAATGTCGTAGTAAGCTGTCAAAACAAAACTAAAAAATACGGTGAAGATTTGCCTGTATTTACTTCAAACGTAACTGTTGATGGGCAAGATCCTGCTAGTCTTGGACTAACCCTTGCTGATTTAGGGTTGTCAGCTATACAATACAGCACTCCGGCAACTAGCTCAAGCAATGCAGGTATATATTTTATTCGTGCATCTGCGCCTGCAACTAGCGACATTGGATTACAAGAATTGTATAACTATTCTTTTAATGATGCATTATTAACCATAGAAAAAATGCCGCTTGTAATTAAGGCAAAAGATTTGGTTCTTACTTATGGCGACCAAATTAATGGATTGGATTTAGATTTTGATTACACTTTTGATACTTCAAATATTGCAATTCTTAATCAAACTACTTTTATAAATGCTATTGCAAACGACCATAGTTCAACCTTAGTAGATGCAGTTGCGTTAATCGATGATCAAACAGTGGTTAATCAAAGAGGTTTGGTAAACTCTGATTTAGCAAATTTGAGTTTTATGGTAAGTCAAAAAGGATTAGTGAATCAAAGAGGATTGGTGAATCAAAAAGGATTAGTAAACAATGTTCCTTTATACGATACAACAAAAGTAATTGATCTGGCTTTATCATCCTTGTTTGGTTATCAGGTAGATTCAGTAAATGCAACTTTGGCAAATGGTAACCCATTGGCAAATCAAAAGGGATTGGTGAATCAAAAAGGCTTAGTAAATGGTACTGCAACTGTGAATCAAAGAGGATTGGTAAACGGTTCAACTGTAGTAAATAGTACTACTGCCTCTGGAGGTGCTGATGTTGCAGTTATTATTGACGAAGATGATTACACCGCTGCTACCGATACTATTTATACTTTTTATTCAATTAACTTAATTACTGGTGTAGGAGCAGGGACTCATTTTGTTGTTCCTGGCGCATTTATCACCAATAATTTTGATGTTACCTATGTACCGGGAACCTTAACTATATTGCCTGATTCCTTGTTTGTTACTGCTGATAATCAATCTCCACTTTGCAATAGTTTACCAACGTTTACTGCAACAATAACCGGATTTGATTACGATGATAGTCCAGCAACTGTTATAAGCTCAGGTCCTGATTTTGCGGTGCTTGATAACTTAAATCAAGTTGTTGTTGGTACTCCAGATGGTGGAAATTATTCCATTGTTCCGAGCAATGTAACTTTAATAGCACCTCCGAATTATTTTGTAATATATAACACTGGATTGTTTAATCAACCCAACTTATTAACTTTAGCTGCTACAGCAACACAATCTTTGTGCTATGGACAATTGGGATCAGTAAATTTAATAGCCAATGGAGGCACTGGTAATTATGTGTATACAGGCACAACCGCTAATTTAGCTGCAAATACTTATCAATATCAAGTGAGCGATGCCAATGGATGTACTGCCGATGCAGTGGCAACAATTGATGCAGCACCAAGCGAATTGTTGTTACAAGCAACTGCCTCGCAAGCATTATGTTTCGGGCAAACTGGAAGTGTTAATTTAATAGCTTCCGGTGGAGTGGGCAATTATCAATACGATTCAACACCAACCGTAAATTTAGTTTCTGGAAGTTATATATATTCTGTTACAGATGGAAATCAATGTACTGCTTCTGCCACCGTATTTATTGATCAAGCACCTTCTGCTGTTCAGCTACAAGCTACTGTTACTCAACCATTATGTTTTAATGAGTTAGGATCTGTTGTCTTAGCAGCAAGTGGAGGAGTTGGTAATTATAGTTACGACGCAACGCCAGTCACAAATTTAAGTGCCGGAACATTTGCCTATACAGTTAGTGATGAAAATGGCTGTAGCGCATCAACAACTGCTACAATAAATGCAGCACCTTCACAATTAATTTTAACAGCAACTGTTAGCCAGCCTGCATGTTATGGACAATTAGGGAATGTAACTTTAACAGCTAGCGGTGGTACCGGAAATTATACCTTTGGTCCCGATGCAACCACTAATTTAACTGTAGGTAACTACAGTTTTACTGTAAGCGATGATAATGGATGCAGTGCTTCAACAAGTGCATTAGTAAATCAAGCGCCAAGTCAGCTTTTGTTAAGTGCAACTGCTTTACAACCAGCATGTTTTGGACAAACCGGTAGTGTAAATCTATCGGCCAGTGGTGGTAGCCCGGGTTATACCTATTCAAACACTGCAACTACTAATTTAGCTGCAGGTACTTATTCATATACAGTAACAGATGCCAATGGGTGTTTGGCTTCAAATTCAGCAAGCATACAAGTACCAAGCGCTATTAGTTTAAGTACCTCAAGTACACCTTCAGGTTGTGGAGTAAGCACTGGAACTGCAACTGTTGTTGCGAGTGGAGGTACACTTGGATATGCTTATACTTGGAACCCAACAGGAAAAATAGGAGCAAATGTTACTGCGTTAGCTGCTGGAAATTATACTGTAACGGTGAATGATGCCAATGGCTGCTTAGCAACTGCTTCTGTAACAGTAGGAGTTTCAGGTACTGCACCTGCAAGTCCGGTATGGTATGCGAGTGGATCCGATGATAATCAGGCATTTGGTGTATGTGGAGGAAATACTTATGAATACGAGATATTAGCTGTTCCTACTGCAACATCTTATACATGGTCAGCACCTGCAGGATGCATTATTACGGATGGTTTAGGTCATAGTGGAAATCCTTTAACCTTATATGGTGTTAGTTCTAACAACGAATATGAAGTAGATGTATTACTACCATCAGGTTTTGTATCAGGTGTTATTTCAGTATATGCTAGTAATGCTTGTGGCAATGGACCAACCATTAGCAAATCAATTCAATCAAAACCCAACAATGCAGGAACTATAAGTGGACCTAGCACCAATGTTTGTCGTAAAACTGGTCAGGTTTATTCAATTGCAGCTGTATACGGTGCAACTTCTTATCAATGGACTGTTCCATCAGGAGCTAGTATTACTTCAAACAATGGAACTTCCATTAAAGTAAGTTTTGGAACTAATTTTACAAGTTCAGGTGCAATTACAGTTAAGGCTGTAAATTGCTGTGGTTCAAGTACAGCATCGAGTATAACAGTGTATGCAGCGCCAGCACAACCAGGTGCAATAACTGGAGCTACAACTGTATGTAAGAGCAACGCTTCGGTTATTTATTCAATAGCAGCTGTTAGTGGGGCAAGTTCATATACTTGGACAATTAGTGGAGGTGCTAGTTTTGTTGGGACACCAACAGGTACTACTGCCACCGTAAAATATACTTCTGCCACTTCAAGTTCAATTACCTTAACCGTAAAAGCTAAAAATACCTGTGGTTCATCTGCTAGTAAAAGTTTAGCTATTACAATGAATTCAGGTTGTCGTACAATTGCAGGAGCAGATTTAGAGGAAGAAACACTAACTGTTGAAAACGAGTTTAAGGTGTTTCCAAATCCTTCATCCGGTATAGTGTCGGTTTCATTTGTTGCTTTCGAAAATAGTGCTTACACGTTCAAAGTAATGGATGTTTTAGGAAATGTTGTACAGCGTGAAACTGCCGATGTGGTTGAAGGTGAAAATGTTCAAAAATTAAATTTGAATCAATTGGCACAAGGAGTTTATTTAATTCAAATTGAAGACAAAAGCAATGTAATAAAAACCTTGCGTGTCGCTATACAATATTAA